A genomic segment from Polyangium mundeleinium encodes:
- a CDS encoding DUF4139 domain-containing protein — MRKVLAPLSLFWLLGCSNATSFVRSDTTLGRVVVYRNGVAYFERYAEIDGDTLRLSVPDDKVDDFLKSLTVVDATTGKPAPIAYPTVGSSGYDGQGGNLVNMEIQLQGAKPHKLRLSYVTEAPSWKPSYRISIGKDGKTNVDAWAVVDNTSGEDWNQVKLGVGSSSALSFRFDLRTIRVVERETLQSNGLFAQAPPMGGATHGGQPGQPGKRILANLDDTKLANVARSTGTTSPESGYVVDGLAAGEVTVSTTSVEHTRRVPVRSFESLTAVMPGIGVQDSVPAREPAPPPPPPPPPPKTQEQIQIEQLAAKYRSNRKQIVVEGYADAKDGDKNAASLDRANRARLQLIQAGLPASQIVAVGNGMQEGRKGGVSIVEAVDAESQMQKTATLSPAEEASAEPIGTAHFESTVPMTVPRTTSAMVSILSTETDGGFVYFYDPESTRGNTTFPFKAVRLKNPTDSVLESGPVTVFGEGRFIGEGMSEPIPARSFAFIPFALDRQIVVERKDDEVDAISRILSVQRGVFSTEVKHTRRKTLVMTNRAQDKATVYVRHTVAKGYTLAKAPTSQERMGESYLFRVEIGPGEKMDVVIDEETPVFRSTDLRNDAGMEMVRVYLSGPAASGKLKESVGALLDLHKEMANLEQRITMTREQLAEYRQRLDELHAQIVTLKMVKSGGPLMQNLEKKMQEVSDRISKATIDLVAQQEKLMLARIRFQDGVAELSL, encoded by the coding sequence ATGCGCAAGGTTCTCGCTCCCCTTTCCCTTTTTTGGCTTCTCGGCTGTAGCAACGCCACGAGCTTCGTCCGGAGCGACACGACGCTCGGGCGTGTCGTCGTGTACCGCAATGGCGTCGCGTACTTCGAACGGTACGCGGAGATCGACGGGGATACGCTCCGTCTCAGCGTGCCTGACGACAAGGTCGACGATTTTTTGAAATCGCTCACCGTGGTCGATGCGACGACGGGCAAACCCGCGCCGATCGCGTATCCGACCGTGGGCTCGTCGGGGTACGACGGGCAGGGGGGAAACCTCGTCAACATGGAGATCCAGCTCCAAGGCGCAAAGCCGCACAAGCTCCGGCTCTCGTACGTGACCGAGGCGCCCTCGTGGAAGCCGAGTTATCGCATCTCCATTGGCAAGGACGGGAAGACGAACGTCGATGCGTGGGCCGTCGTGGACAACACGTCGGGGGAGGACTGGAACCAGGTCAAGCTCGGGGTGGGTTCGAGCTCGGCGCTCTCGTTCCGCTTTGATTTGCGCACGATCCGGGTGGTCGAGCGGGAGACGTTGCAATCGAACGGCCTCTTCGCGCAGGCGCCTCCGATGGGCGGGGCGACGCACGGCGGGCAGCCGGGGCAGCCGGGGAAGCGCATTCTCGCGAACCTCGACGATACGAAGCTCGCGAATGTCGCGAGGAGTACGGGGACTACGAGTCCTGAGAGTGGCTATGTCGTCGATGGGCTGGCCGCGGGCGAGGTCACGGTCTCCACGACCAGCGTGGAGCACACGAGGCGCGTCCCCGTGCGCTCCTTCGAATCCCTCACCGCCGTCATGCCCGGGATTGGGGTTCAAGACAGCGTGCCTGCGAGGGAGCCCGCGCCGCCGCCGCCTCCGCCGCCTCCTCCTCCCAAGACGCAGGAGCAGATCCAGATCGAGCAGCTCGCGGCCAAGTATCGGAGCAACCGCAAGCAGATCGTCGTGGAGGGGTATGCCGACGCCAAGGACGGCGATAAAAATGCCGCCTCGCTCGACCGGGCGAATCGCGCACGTTTGCAGCTCATTCAAGCGGGGCTGCCGGCCTCGCAGATCGTCGCCGTGGGCAATGGCATGCAGGAAGGTCGCAAGGGCGGCGTGAGCATCGTGGAGGCGGTCGACGCCGAATCGCAGATGCAGAAAACGGCGACCCTCTCGCCCGCCGAGGAGGCGAGCGCCGAGCCGATCGGCACCGCGCACTTCGAATCGACCGTGCCGATGACCGTGCCTCGCACGACGAGCGCGATGGTCTCGATCTTGAGCACGGAGACCGACGGCGGCTTCGTGTACTTCTACGACCCGGAGAGCACGCGAGGCAATACGACGTTCCCGTTCAAGGCGGTGCGCCTGAAGAACCCGACGGATTCGGTGCTGGAGAGCGGGCCGGTGACGGTCTTCGGCGAGGGCCGGTTCATCGGCGAGGGCATGAGTGAGCCGATCCCGGCGCGTTCGTTCGCGTTCATTCCTTTCGCGCTCGACCGGCAGATCGTGGTGGAGCGCAAGGACGACGAGGTCGACGCAATCTCGCGGATCCTTTCGGTGCAGCGGGGCGTGTTCTCGACGGAGGTGAAGCACACGCGGCGTAAGACGCTCGTCATGACGAACCGGGCGCAGGACAAGGCGACGGTGTACGTGCGGCATACGGTGGCGAAGGGGTATACGCTGGCGAAAGCGCCGACGTCGCAGGAGCGGATGGGCGAATCGTATCTGTTCCGCGTGGAGATCGGCCCGGGCGAGAAGATGGACGTCGTCATCGACGAGGAGACGCCGGTCTTCCGGTCGACGGATCTCCGCAACGACGCGGGGATGGAGATGGTGCGGGTGTATCTGTCGGGCCCGGCGGCGAGCGGGAAGCTGAAGGAGAGCGTGGGGGCGCTGCTGGATCTGCATAAGGAGATGGCGAACCTGGAGCAGCGGATCACGATGACCCGCGAGCAGCTCGCCGAGTATCGGCAGCGATTGGACGAGCTGCACGCGCAGATCGTGACGCTGAAGATGGTGAAGAGCGGGGGGCCGCTGATGCAGAATCTGGAGAAGAAGATGCAAGAGGTGAGTGATCGGATCTCGAAGGCGACGATCGATCTGGTGGCGCAGCAGGAGAAGCTGATGCTGGCAAGGATCCGGTTCCAGGATGGGGTGGCGGAGCTTTCGCTTTAG
- a CDS encoding sigma 54-interacting transcriptional regulator translates to MTHADGHAAAKGTVRRFRLTVVEGPARGVAWQSTGDRCSIGSHHRNHLIIDDPTVSRFHCEIVIDEGGVRVRDLKSRNGTVLDGVAVLEAFLRVGSLLRLGKTVIRFELGAETLSLPLAEETRFGSLTGVSPAMRATFAMLARAAESDVTVLLEGETGTGKSQAAHSIHKKSARSEGPFVIVDCGAIHGNLLESELFGHEKGAFTGATDRRVGAFEEASGGTLFLDEVGELPVDLQPKLLRALEAREVRRVGSNAYRPVDVRVIAATNRDLRTDVNIGRFRADLYFRLAVVTIGMPPLRRRPEDIPPLAEEILTSLRAPRDAAEQLRSPEFMAQLRNGAWPGNVRELRNYVERCLILRTIEPASTSPGATEEGFAVDPMAPYASERERAMADFERRYFKALLRLHDGKVARAAGAAGMDRTYLYRLLRRHGIEP, encoded by the coding sequence TTGACGCATGCCGACGGCCACGCCGCCGCGAAAGGCACGGTCCGCCGCTTCCGCCTCACCGTCGTCGAGGGGCCCGCGCGTGGCGTCGCCTGGCAGTCCACGGGCGACCGCTGCTCGATCGGCTCCCACCACCGCAACCACCTCATCATCGACGACCCCACGGTCTCCCGGTTCCACTGCGAGATCGTGATCGACGAGGGCGGCGTGCGGGTCCGCGATCTCAAGAGCCGCAACGGCACCGTGCTCGACGGGGTCGCGGTCCTCGAGGCGTTCCTGCGCGTCGGGAGCCTCCTGCGGCTGGGAAAAACCGTCATCCGCTTCGAGCTCGGCGCCGAGACGCTCAGCCTGCCGCTCGCCGAGGAGACGCGCTTCGGCTCGCTCACGGGCGTCTCGCCGGCGATGCGCGCGACGTTCGCGATGCTCGCCCGGGCCGCCGAGAGCGACGTGACGGTGCTGCTCGAAGGCGAGACCGGCACGGGCAAGAGCCAGGCGGCGCACTCGATTCACAAGAAAAGCGCCCGCAGCGAGGGGCCGTTCGTCATCGTCGATTGCGGGGCCATCCACGGAAACCTCCTGGAGAGCGAGCTCTTCGGGCACGAAAAAGGCGCGTTCACCGGGGCCACGGATCGGCGGGTCGGCGCGTTCGAGGAGGCGTCGGGCGGGACGTTGTTCCTCGACGAGGTCGGCGAGCTGCCCGTCGACCTGCAACCGAAGCTGCTCCGCGCGCTGGAGGCGCGTGAGGTGCGCCGCGTCGGGTCGAATGCGTACCGGCCGGTCGACGTGCGCGTGATTGCCGCGACGAACCGTGATCTCCGCACGGACGTGAACATCGGTCGTTTCCGCGCCGATCTTTATTTCCGCCTCGCGGTGGTCACGATTGGAATGCCGCCCCTGCGCCGGCGGCCCGAGGACATCCCGCCGCTCGCCGAGGAGATCCTCACGTCGCTCCGCGCGCCCCGGGACGCAGCCGAGCAGCTCCGTTCGCCCGAGTTCATGGCGCAGCTCCGGAACGGCGCGTGGCCCGGCAATGTGCGCGAGCTGCGCAATTACGTCGAGCGTTGCTTGATCCTCCGCACGATCGAGCCGGCCAGCACGAGCCCCGGCGCGACGGAGGAGGGGTTCGCCGTGGATCCCATGGCGCCGTACGCCTCGGAGCGCGAGCGCGCCATGGCTGATTTCGAGCGCCGGTATTTCAAGGCGCTCCTCCGGCTGCACGACGGCAAGGTCGCGCGCGCCGCGGGCGCGGCCGGGATGGATCGCACGTATCTGTATCGGCTCCTGCGACGCCACGGTATCGAGCCCTAG
- a CDS encoding nSTAND1 domain-containing NTPase, translating into MERHPESQRDRSEEALAREPEPDPAFARTARVMTEPNPEPPSRATVSATSPPIAFGAPAIPVESLSLQPGRVIKQYEIIRELGQGGMGRVFLARDTRLARLCAIKLLVGYTGKRAGRFLAEARATARCKHESIVVVYEVDELQGYPYMVLEYLEGRTLRAWMTERERVSGVAPSVAAEIMIPVLRALVCAHEMGIVHRDLKPENILLTDGGQVKVLDFGIAKRFTLDNTGTMTIAAPRPGDDLTTTEDGTVVGTPPYMSPEQWLGLDIDPQCDMWAAGIILHELVTGAHPLAPVSMARLVGVQVLELPMPSVLESRPDLGALGALIDRCLKKSKTERIGSARELLTALEALVDEPTTVALSDDDNPFAGLSAFQESDAARFFGRERDIAGALGRLRNQQLVVVAGPSGAGKSSFVRAGLLPALKRSGGPWEVFLLRPGRKPLAALADVLAQIADAPIDSRGSVPLTSDIEELAATLRSRPGYLGARLRARCRRAGPDHHILLIVDQFEELYTLGASQDEWKAFLACLEGAADDASSPLRVVLAMRSDFLDRLVDNRHFMTEVTRGLVFLPPLGREGLRAALTKPIEAAGYRFEGDELVEQMLDTLENTRSALPLLQFTATKLWEARDREHKLLSRESYRALGGVAGALSTHADAVLATLSGPEQALARSILLRLVTPERTRALVSLSELRELAEGGDATEQVVQHLAAARLLVIETGGDWEGSTVEIVHESLVERWAKLRHWLDENEKDAQFLARLRAAAQQWDASAEAEGLVWRDRAAEEARQWLARRRAAQGAGAPARLGRREERYLLAVVGLADRERSLRRRVAMGVIVALGAITVVVSYLALRAGEQARRADQQASHADAEAARAQAEARQARNATRIAAARELQGDPTTVLALLREVEPPEVPRGWSELARSALQSGPARVVLGHPALVMSAAYSPDGKRIATASEDGIVRVWNADGRGEPLLLRGQETVQSVAWSPDGRRIAGASWDKTVRLWNSDGTGRSMVLSGHEDAVRTVTWSPDGARLVSASRDKTARIWRSDGTGEPVILHGHEQGLRSAAFSPDGARVVTASEDKTARVWNADGSGEPVVFRGHLAAVNLATFRPDGEHIVTASWDKTVRVWHADGSGEPQVLTRHQDGVYSLAFTSEGERILTAFHNEGMRLWTAENSGDPLVFRGHEDAIQRASYSPDGQSVVTVSSDKTARVWSAEGTGRPLLLKGHQRLVYRASFSPDGQRIVTASWDNTARVWNVDGAGKPVVLRGHENVVHWAEWSPDGKRIVTASEDKTARIWNADGSGEPLVLRGHLATVKSAEWSPDGKRIVTASEDKTARIWNVDGSGEPLVLQGHQAAVNMASWSPDGLRIVTASRDKVVRVFHADGTGEPLLLLDHQGNVRSAMFSPEGKRIVTASHDRTARIWNADGSGEPLVLEGHQHWVNSAEWSPDGKRIVTASQDKTVRIWNADGSGEPLVLRGSDFVLNSAAFSHDGKRLVTASDDKAAWVWSDLEPLTGVQDPKLWSATTYCMSVERRIALLNVPEATARAEQEACERRVSGAPR; encoded by the coding sequence ATGGAGCGCCATCCGGAGAGCCAGCGCGATCGCTCGGAGGAGGCTTTGGCGAGGGAGCCGGAGCCGGATCCCGCGTTCGCCCGGACCGCGCGGGTGATGACCGAGCCAAACCCGGAGCCGCCTTCCCGCGCGACGGTCTCCGCGACGTCGCCGCCGATCGCATTCGGCGCGCCCGCGATCCCGGTGGAGTCGTTGTCGCTCCAGCCGGGGCGCGTCATCAAGCAGTACGAGATCATCCGCGAGCTCGGCCAGGGCGGCATGGGGCGCGTGTTCTTGGCCCGGGACACGCGGCTCGCGCGGCTCTGCGCGATCAAGCTCCTCGTCGGGTACACGGGAAAACGCGCCGGGCGGTTTCTGGCCGAGGCGCGGGCCACGGCGCGCTGCAAGCACGAGAGCATCGTGGTCGTGTACGAGGTCGACGAGCTCCAGGGATATCCCTACATGGTGCTCGAATACCTCGAAGGCCGCACCCTTCGGGCGTGGATGACCGAGCGCGAGCGCGTGAGCGGCGTCGCGCCGAGCGTCGCGGCGGAGATCATGATTCCCGTCCTGCGGGCGCTCGTATGTGCGCATGAAATGGGCATCGTGCACAGGGATCTCAAACCGGAAAACATCCTCCTGACCGACGGCGGGCAGGTGAAGGTGCTCGATTTCGGGATCGCCAAGCGCTTCACGCTCGACAACACCGGGACGATGACGATCGCCGCGCCGCGCCCGGGCGACGATCTCACGACGACCGAGGACGGGACGGTCGTCGGCACGCCGCCGTACATGTCGCCCGAGCAATGGCTGGGGCTCGACATCGATCCGCAATGCGACATGTGGGCCGCTGGGATCATCCTGCACGAGCTCGTCACGGGCGCGCACCCGCTCGCGCCCGTGAGCATGGCGCGGCTCGTCGGCGTCCAGGTCCTCGAATTGCCCATGCCGAGCGTGCTCGAATCACGCCCGGATCTCGGGGCCCTCGGCGCGCTCATCGATCGCTGCCTGAAAAAAAGCAAAACGGAGCGTATCGGTTCGGCGCGGGAGCTGCTCACGGCGCTCGAAGCCCTCGTGGACGAGCCGACGACGGTGGCGCTCTCCGACGACGACAACCCCTTCGCCGGCCTCTCGGCATTCCAGGAATCGGACGCCGCTCGGTTTTTCGGGCGCGAGCGCGACATCGCCGGCGCGCTCGGCCGCTTGCGCAACCAGCAGCTCGTGGTCGTGGCCGGCCCGTCCGGCGCGGGTAAATCCTCGTTCGTGCGCGCGGGGCTTCTCCCGGCGTTGAAACGCTCGGGCGGACCCTGGGAGGTCTTCCTCCTGCGGCCGGGGCGCAAGCCGCTCGCCGCGCTCGCCGACGTGCTCGCTCAAATTGCCGATGCGCCCATCGATAGCCGGGGCAGCGTGCCCCTCACGTCCGACATCGAGGAGCTCGCGGCGACGTTGCGCAGCCGCCCCGGTTACCTCGGCGCCCGCCTTCGCGCGCGGTGCCGCCGCGCCGGGCCGGACCATCACATTCTTTTGATCGTCGATCAATTCGAGGAGCTTTATACCCTCGGCGCGAGCCAGGACGAATGGAAGGCGTTTCTCGCCTGCCTCGAAGGCGCGGCCGACGACGCATCCTCGCCGCTGCGCGTGGTGCTCGCGATGCGCTCGGATTTTTTGGACCGGCTCGTCGACAATCGCCATTTCATGACCGAGGTCACCCGCGGGCTCGTGTTCTTGCCTCCGCTCGGCCGCGAAGGGCTGCGCGCGGCGTTGACGAAGCCCATCGAGGCGGCGGGATATCGATTCGAGGGCGACGAGCTCGTCGAGCAGATGCTCGATACCCTGGAGAACACGCGGAGCGCCCTGCCGCTTTTGCAATTCACGGCGACCAAGCTGTGGGAGGCGCGGGATCGCGAGCACAAGCTCCTCTCCCGTGAGAGTTATCGCGCGCTCGGCGGCGTCGCGGGGGCGCTCTCGACGCACGCGGACGCGGTGCTCGCGACGCTTTCGGGTCCGGAGCAGGCCCTCGCCCGGTCGATCTTGTTGCGGCTCGTTACGCCCGAGCGCACGCGCGCGCTCGTGAGTTTGTCGGAGCTGCGCGAGCTCGCCGAGGGCGGCGACGCGACGGAGCAGGTCGTGCAGCACCTCGCCGCCGCGCGGCTCCTCGTCATCGAGACGGGCGGCGATTGGGAGGGGTCGACGGTCGAGATCGTCCACGAATCGCTGGTCGAGCGGTGGGCGAAGCTCCGGCATTGGCTCGACGAAAACGAGAAGGACGCGCAATTTTTGGCGCGGCTCCGCGCCGCTGCCCAGCAATGGGACGCGAGCGCGGAGGCCGAGGGGCTCGTCTGGCGGGATCGCGCGGCCGAGGAAGCACGGCAATGGCTCGCGCGCCGCCGCGCTGCGCAAGGGGCGGGCGCGCCTGCCCGGCTCGGCCGGCGCGAGGAGCGATATCTCCTCGCCGTTGTGGGGCTGGCCGATCGCGAGCGGAGCTTGCGTCGCCGCGTGGCCATGGGGGTCATCGTGGCGCTCGGCGCCATTACGGTGGTCGTGTCGTACCTGGCCCTGCGCGCCGGGGAGCAGGCGCGGCGCGCCGATCAGCAGGCCTCGCACGCGGACGCGGAGGCGGCGCGCGCGCAGGCCGAGGCGAGGCAAGCGCGCAATGCGACGCGTATTGCCGCGGCGCGCGAACTGCAAGGAGATCCGACGACCGTGCTCGCGCTCCTGCGCGAGGTCGAGCCGCCCGAGGTGCCTCGCGGCTGGTCGGAGCTCGCGCGCTCGGCGCTCCAGAGCGGGCCGGCCCGCGTGGTGCTCGGGCATCCGGCTTTGGTGATGTCCGCGGCCTACAGCCCCGACGGCAAACGGATTGCCACCGCGTCGGAGGACGGCATCGTGCGGGTATGGAACGCCGACGGCCGCGGCGAGCCCTTGCTCCTCCGGGGGCAGGAAACCGTGCAATCGGTCGCGTGGAGCCCCGACGGCCGCCGCATTGCGGGGGCGTCATGGGACAAGACCGTGCGGCTCTGGAATTCGGACGGCACGGGCCGCTCGATGGTCCTTTCCGGCCACGAGGACGCGGTCCGGACGGTCACGTGGAGCCCCGACGGCGCCCGGCTCGTCTCAGCGTCGCGGGACAAAACGGCGCGTATCTGGCGGAGCGACGGCACGGGCGAGCCCGTGATCCTCCACGGGCACGAGCAGGGCTTGCGCTCGGCAGCCTTCAGCCCCGACGGCGCGCGTGTCGTCACGGCCTCCGAGGACAAGACCGCGCGGGTCTGGAATGCAGACGGCTCGGGCGAGCCCGTGGTGTTTCGGGGCCATCTCGCGGCGGTCAACCTGGCGACGTTCCGGCCCGACGGCGAGCATATCGTCACGGCCTCGTGGGACAAGACCGTGCGTGTCTGGCATGCGGACGGCTCGGGCGAGCCCCAGGTCCTCACGCGCCACCAGGATGGCGTGTATTCGCTCGCGTTCACCTCCGAGGGCGAACGTATCCTCACGGCCTTTCATAACGAGGGCATGCGCCTCTGGACCGCAGAGAACTCGGGGGATCCCTTGGTCTTTCGTGGCCACGAAGACGCCATTCAAAGGGCCTCGTACAGCCCCGACGGGCAGTCTGTCGTGACCGTCTCCTCGGACAAGACCGCGCGGGTCTGGAGCGCGGAGGGCACGGGCAGGCCTTTGCTGCTCAAAGGGCACCAGCGCTTGGTCTATCGGGCGTCCTTCAGCCCCGACGGCCAGCGTATCGTGACGGCTTCCTGGGACAACACAGCCCGGGTGTGGAATGTGGACGGCGCGGGCAAACCCGTGGTTCTCCGGGGCCATGAAAACGTCGTCCACTGGGCCGAGTGGAGCCCCGACGGGAAACGGATCGTGACGGCGTCCGAGGACAAGACGGCGCGGATCTGGAATGCCGATGGAAGCGGCGAGCCGCTCGTGCTTCGTGGCCACTTGGCCACGGTCAAATCGGCCGAGTGGAGCCCCGACGGGAAACGGATCGTGACGGCGTCCGAGGACAAGACGGCGCGGATCTGGAATGTCGACGGCAGCGGCGAGCCGCTCGTCCTGCAGGGCCATCAGGCCGCGGTCAATATGGCGTCGTGGAGCCCCGACGGCCTGCGCATCGTCACCGCGTCCCGCGACAAGGTCGTCCGCGTGTTTCATGCCGATGGGACCGGCGAGCCGCTGCTCTTGCTGGATCACCAGGGGAACGTGCGGAGCGCGATGTTCAGCCCGGAGGGCAAGCGAATCGTGACCGCGTCGCACGACCGGACGGCGCGGATCTGGAACGCCGATGGCAGCGGGGAGCCGCTGGTCCTCGAAGGGCACCAGCATTGGGTCAATTCGGCCGAGTGGAGCCCGGATGGAAAACGCATCGTCACGGCCTCGCAGGACAAGACGGTGCGGATCTGGAACGCGGACGGGAGCGGCGAGCCGCTTGTCCTGCGTGGCTCCGATTTCGTGCTGAACTCGGCGGCGTTTAGCCACGATGGCAAGCGGCTCGTCACGGCGTCGGACGACAAGGCCGCGTGGGTATGGTCCGACCTCGAGCCGCTCACCGGCGTCCAGGATCCCAAGTTGTGGTCGGCGACGACGTACTGCATGTCGGTCGAGCGGCGGATCGCGCTCCTGAACGTGCCTGAAGCCACGGCGCGGGCCGAGCAAGAGGCCTGCGAGCGCCGCGTCTCCGGCGCGCCCCGCTGA